CACACAATCACCTCCCCCAACTCAggcaggccttcatcacctctcactaTTACAATAGTCCTCGAATtagcttgccttttttttttttttaaactcttcccttccttcttagaatcaatattaggtatggattccaaggtaaaagagtggtatgGCCTAGAcagttggggtcaagtgactttcccaggcttgTCTACACCCATCCTTTATACATCTGCCAGACTcgtattcctaaaacacagatctgaccacATTATTCCTCTATTCAAAATCTTTCACTGGCTCCTGGCTGCCTCTGAAATGACATGCAAAAGGGGAAGCTGGGTtgttctgtggatagagagccatgcttagagatgggaggtcctgggttcaaatctggcctcagatgcttcctagctctgtgcCCCTGAGAATGTTGCTTAAACCCCATTATGTAGCTCttgttgttcttctgccttggaagagatacctagtatcaattctaagatagaaggaaaaggtttattaaaataataaataaaatagataagttgCAAAATCCTTAGCTTCACATTGGAAACCATCCATGATCTGACTCCCACCTCTCTTTCTTGTCTCATTTCATATTATGCACTCTCTGTTCTAGTAAAACTAGCCTGCCTACTGTCCTATgaaattcctcctctcccctctctaccTTTGCTGGGCCTGGCCTCTGTTTCTGGAATGCCAGCCTTCCTCACTTTTGTCTCTTAGATTCCTTAACTTCCTCCAAAGCACTGTTCCGGTACTGTTTCTCAATCCATTCCATTGCTACTGCTCTCAGCTCATCTGCCTCCCAGCCCCAGTTATTTCATCTGTATACATGCTCAAGTCTTCCCTGCTCTAGAAGAGCACAATCTCCTTGAGGGTAaagctttttccatttttgtttgtaGATTTTTATTACCTAGCATAATGTCTTGTATGTAATAGAGGTtttaagggacagctaggtggcttggtatGTAGAAAGCCAGGcatggagagaggaggtcctgggttcaaatgtggcctcagacatttcttaactgtgtgaccttaggcaaaaaaaaaattttttttaaatagaggctGAGAAGTCACTGTTGAGTTGAATGTGGACAAAAATTCCAAGAATGGGTGGGATCTGACCTGAAACCTCTATGGAGTCAAGGAGGTAACAGGGATGAAGAAATAGGGTTGGAAGACTAATAGAAATTAACTATGATTTGGAAACCAATATGGTTTCTGAAACTCCATTATTATCAtggaattcatttatattttcccccctaaacctttaccttcttagtatcaattctaaaacaaaagaatggtaaaggctaggtaattgggcttcagtgatttacccaggaccacacagctagaaagtgtctgagatcacatttgaacccaggacttcccatctccacacctggttccctatccactgagccacctagctgctccttcatTTATATTTAACAGCCCTTAGAAGGATTCATTCTCTCCAGGGCCTGAGGCACTCCACTATCTCATAAGTTGCCATCTTATCCAAATTTATTAAAGAATATCAATTATGATGTCTTTTGTGGATGAGAGccatttgaaccttggacctggGGGTTCCCATGGAAATTTACATGCTTGGGAGAAATATCTCACTGTGGTTGCCATATGAACCCCCAACCCTAATTATATACTCATATATTTATTCAGTTTCAACTAAGACCCTTCCACCTCAACTAGAAATCCTTCTTTGTTCATTAAAGAGATCCAATCCCCAAAAGAGCACTAGGAAATaaactgcctagctgtgtgaccctgaacgaATCACATaaccatttgcctagctcttgcccttctatcttacaGTGTTCctaggaaagaaagtaagggttttaaaagaaaaaaaaagaattagagggTAGTCAAAAGGAAGAAGACATGAAGGCCTGGCTAAAGATGTAAACGTATAACTCCAAACCCAAAGCCAACTCCAACATAAAGTCAACTCAACCTCTAAAAGAATCAATTCTAATCAAGCCTCGGAGAGGCTTagtggcatagaggatagagttGGCCTCTAAGCCaccaagacttgaactcaggtcctgccACTGAtatatcctggctgtgtgaccctaggcaaatcacttactctttCAGACAATTCTCTAGGACTGTAAGtcagaaggtgccaacctgcatttctaaaaatcccttcccgtctgtcctagtatcaactctaaaacagaagggcaatgAAAACACAGATCCATTCCTTCCATATCCCTACTAAAGCTTCAGTTGACCAGGAAATCCTAATCCTAGCTCCAAACCTTTTTCACCAAAAGGAAAGTGACATGGCAGAACCTGGAACATTGCAGTATTGTAGAAAGCCCCTTAAGTccagagtcagaaaacctgggttcaaattccaccttcaatatttcctacctgtgtgatcctaagccagttaattatttatatattttagtatatattataaatataatttttgaaaattcttggattttggttttctaatccataaaatgaaagggttgggctggatgacctctgagaataaataattttttaattaaatttttttaaatgaatactatggaaataggtatcaagtgataacacatgaataatctagtggaattgcttgtcagttctggaagtggggagagaaaaggggagggaaagaaaatgaatcatgtaactatgggaaaagatttaaaaataaattaatttttaaaaaataaataaaaataaaaaatagatgacctccaagttcccttctagatctaaatctaacTTAAACCTGtctttgaatcccaactctgcccTTACTTGCTCCACAAACTTGGGcaaatctttatatatatatatatattttttttttattgatttagaatctttttccatggttacatgattcatgttctttccctcccctcgtcccacccccctcctatagccaacaagcaattccattgggttttacatgtgtcattgatcaagacctatttccatattattgatatttgcactagggtgattgtttagagtcaatatccccaatcatatcctcatggaaccatgtgatcaagcaattgtctttcttctgtgtttctactcccacagttctttctctggatgtgggtagctttctttctcatgtccctcagagttgtcctggattattgcattgctgctagtagagaagtccattacattcagttgtgccacagtgtatctgtatctgtatatataatgttctcctggttctgctcctttcactctgcatcaattcctggaggtctttccagttcacatagaattcctccagtttgttattccttttagcaaaatagtattccatcaccaacagataccacaatttgttcagccatttcctaatcgaagggcatcccctcattttccaattttttgccaccacaaagagcattgctataaatatttgtacaagtctttttctttatgatctctttggggtataaacccagcagtggtatggctgaatcaaagggtagctagtcttttaaagccctttgggcatagttccaaattgggcAAGCCTTATAGCTATTTAGGTCCTTGGTTTCCCCATCCTAAAATAAGGATTTAGACAAGAGAATTTCTGAACTCCTTTCTAGCTCTGgcattctatgattctctgaatGACCTAATCCAACCCCAGTGCTAACATTCATTCATCCAGATCTTGTCTAGATCTTGACCACAAAATCCCAACCTCTAATCCAGTTTCATTCTCAATGTCCCCCTTCTTTTGATTTGTGCTAATCATCACTGCAACTTTCAATCCCAAGTGATCATCCCAAACCCAATCCTTACCCAGTTCAGTGCCTTACCTCAACCTCAAACTTAACTGAACTTCAGCTCAACTAACCCTGCCCGTGAGAATGAGGGATATTCTCATGAAATAATGTCAGCCATGATCAGTTAGCCATGTGGATCCTGCAGGCTCCATAGAGTCAAGCACAATATAATCATTATAATGCAGGAATTGGAGGCATTGGGGAACCATAAATTCACTCAATTTAATTCATTACAGCATAATTCATTCAACCCAATAAACATATTATGCCTCTACTAAGTGTAAACTCAAGTGCTATGGACACACAAGATCACATCACCCATTACTGAATCTTAATAgtctattttccccaattacatgtagtaacagtttttaatgttttccaaatttttgagatccaaattctctccctccttaagatggtaagcaatttgatctaggttatacatgtgggatcatgcaaaacacacacatacacgacTCGTTCAGCATTTTTGGAAGgtatttccttctcatctctatGACTCTTAGAGTCTTCTTCCTTTAAAACAACTTAAGAGTCACCTCCAACAGGAAGCCTTCTGTGACCTACCCATtggctccttctctctccttcctgaaattaatttttgtagCAATCAATtgataagcaattattaagtgcctcctatttgccaggtactatactgggcactgaagatataaagagagaaatcacCCCCAAGAAACTGACAGCATGAGGGGAGACATATAAGGAGAAGCCATAGAATacagagagctggccttgaatcCAGAAGGACCCAATTTCAAGACACacctctaggggcagctaggcagcacagtagtTAGTAGTAGTCTGAGGCCtggagttgggttcaaatgtgacctcagatactttcttgttgtgtgaccctgggcaagtcacttaatcccaatggcCTGTTCCTTATcaattttctgtcttaaaattgatattaagactgaagataagggtttaaaaagagataagaaaaaagatcCACTTCTGACATACTGATTATGCCAATGGGGGCAAACCACTTATTCTCTCAGTATCCAAAATCCCAGAAGGCTGaaatgcatattgacttagaaagctaCAAATTAGCATTGTCTATGTTGTATTGcatattattttgttaaagattttccaggggcagctgggtagctaagtggattgagagtcaggcctagagatgggaggtcctaggttcaaatctggcctcagatacttcccagctgtgtgaccctgggcaagtcacttgacctccattgcccacccttaccactctttcacctatgagccaatacacagaagttaagagttaaaaaaaaaaaaaaaagattttccattTCCAGCCTCACTCAGAGGTTTTGCTGACTGCTTGAGACTGACACCTCCACTCTCTAAGACAATAAATTTCAGAAAAGGGATTTCCTGCATCAATAAAAGGGCATTTATTCCCTCCCCTGGGAGGTCACCGTTCCAAAGAAAACACGGATCTAGTTCCTTTccctatgtacatatataggtcATGGGGGAGGAGGGGTTGGCATTAGCATCTGGGGAGTGGGGTTCAAAAAGAACTCACAAAGAGGGTGATGCTTGAGCTGGGTATTAAGGAAAACCagagattctaaaaggcagagacGTTTCTGCCCAGCTTTTACCTATCTGCCCATTTTTATCCCCACCAGCAGAATTAAACTACTAGAGAGCAggtcttatttcatttttgtctgtgccctgcatacagtaagcacttaatggtTATTGAGCTCCATCGACAAAGGTGTGAGGTGGAATGTGCGGAGAGGGGTATCTAGgcatcagaaaaggcttcttagAGGAAGGGAATCCTGAGTTGGACCTTTAAGGATGAGATTTGCACAGACAAATTCGTCATTCCAGGCACAGGCAAGGCACTGAGTCGGGAGCAGGCAGACTAGAACATAGGGAACATTCATTTGGCTAGAAAGTCAAGTAAGTGATGGGGAAGATAaagatcatggaatcatagatttggtATAGGAAGGTCACAAATCCAAGaccctttctttttgttattcagtcatttctgactctgttaccccatttggggttttcttagcaaagatattagagtagtgtgccatttccttctccaactcatttgacaggtaaggaaactgaggcaaatagggtgaagtgacttgcctagagtcacacagtaactgaggccaaatttgatcttaggaagatgagccttcttgactccaggcccagagttctatctTGTTTTGCCAGTGAGagaactgagacacagagagattaagcaacttgcccaggggccTGAATCTAGTgcctgaggcaagacttgaacacaggtctcaCCCTTGGTCTAGTGTGCTCTTTCCTCTCTACCACACTTCCACTCAAGGCTGTAAAGTGAGGTTGAGGACAGACTGTGGAGggccttaaaggctagaattaggaAATACGCATTTTATTTGATAGGTAAGAGGCTTCAGTGGAAAAACCACATGCTGCTGAAAAGCTCCCAGCTGAGAATCAGTGTGCCAGCCTGACCCCAGGAGCCCATTCCTGCAAGCACCAGCCCCAATGCCCATTCCAGAGTTTAAAGCTTTCGCTCTCCCCATCCCTTAACTCTTTCTGGGCTGGTTTCCCCAAACTTCCCTGAGGAACGATGGAGGCACAGTGAGGTGATTGGTCCTTGCCTCCTACCTCTCCTGGTCCAGAGGACTCGAGTGCCCATGCCCTCAGCACTCACTCCAGATGGACCTTGGCGCTGTCCCACTCCTTTTTGTGCCTATGTCAGATGCCacattcccctctccctcactgGAATTAGCACCACCAGGGTGCAGAGCAGCTGGTGTGGGGGTGGCTGGAGCAGCACTCAGAAAGAAAAGAGGCAAGAGGATTGTGGGGGGGTGAAGAGGAGCCTCTAAGGAAAGGAGAGGCAGCCGGGCAGTGGCGCTCCTTGCCCTCTGCTCTTAGAATGGAGAATAGGAAATGCTTTAATGGAAGGAGTGAATGTGGGGGGTGGCTCTCCCTAACTTGCTGTCACTGGCCCCCCTTGACAAACTCCACCTGCCCGCTTTCCATTCTTCTCCCCTCAGCATATTACCCTATCTTGCAGCCCCCTCCAATACCTGCtactccttccttcccatccagTTCCAGGTCTCCATCTTGCTATTGGCTGCTCCAGGCTTGGTCTGGCACCCCATTCCTCCCAGGTACCATCCTGCCCTGATCCCTGCCCCTGATGCCCTGTCACCGTGTGCCTAGGTTCTCTGTGAAAACTCTGCTGGAAAAATACACGGCCGAGCCAATCGACGACTCCTCGGAGGAGTTTGTAAACTTTGCAGCCATCTTGGAACAAATCCTCAGTCACCGTTTCAAAGGTGGGCATGTCCCCcgcccctcctcctcccctctaggTCCCAGACCACAACCCTCCAGCCACCTTAATCCTTGGACATAACAGCCTGCTGGGCTCCTCctggctttcttccttcctaccatCCTGAACCACGTCCCTCTCCATCAGATCCTGGGCAAGAGGAAGATCCTGGGGATGCATGTTTGCTCTGCCCATGCAAGACACACTACAAATAGCACCCAGAGCAGAAAACAGTTACATGGGGAAAATGCTCATGCATGCACACATGCCAGTGTTCATGCAATCAATGTGTCTAAGTACATGCATGCATAATTTGCACACATATTTCCTACATGAAGACATCACACATGTAAATGTTTCTGCGCCTGGGTGTATACCTCTTGCCCTCTGGGCCTTGTGGGCCCTCACTAGGGTGTCCCTGGCTCAGCCTCATCTCCCTTCCAGGACCTGTCAGCTGGTTCAGCTCTGATGGGCAGAGGGGCTTCTGGGACTACATTCGGCTGGCCTGTAGCAAGGTGCCCAACAACTGTGTGAGCAGCATTGAGAACATGGAGAATATCAGCACAGCCCGGGCCAAGGTGAGGGAAACTTCTATGCGGGGGGAGGACCCAATGACTCCATTAGCTATCTGGGACACGGAGAACCaggtggagagaagggagggtAAAGGGTAGAAGCCTGCTGTGGAAGGGAACATGGGTGCCTTTGTATTCAGGTATAGAGGAAGGAGACCTCAGGTGaggaattgtgtgtgtgtgtgtgtagaccaGGGTCTATGGCACAGGGTTAGACAACTGACCATGGTACCAATTCTCCATCCATGGATCCAAGAGGCATCCAAGTTCCTGGGTTCTCTGCCCTGTCCCTGCCATTTTCCCCTCCAGAGGCCTCAGATATCTCTAGCCCCAAAATCTCCAGGATAGGTGAGGGGAAGACTTAAGGAACACAACCCACAGAATAGGGATGGGAGGAGCCAATGGGCTTATGTattcctttgggggagggggtgctTCTCCACTGTCCCCTTCTCCACGGGCAGCATATGATGAGCTGTGGGTTGTAGGGCCGAGCTTGGATCCGGGTGGCATTGATGGAAAAGCGGATGTCAGAGTACATCTCCACAGCCCTGAGGGATACCCGGACCACCAGGTCAGAACCCTACTgtgccttccaactctgaagACTTACAAGCCCCACAGCATGCAGAGCTTTCCCCCATCTCTTGGCCCTCTTAGCTCTTCTCCAGAAAATGCATTCACTCCCCAGCTACTTTGACACACCTGGGAGGACAAGTCTTGGGATGTCCAGATTTCCCAAAGGTTGTCTGGGGGTGGGTGCTCCAGGGCAGAAAGGGGAAGTGACTAAGAGGAGGAAGTATGTGCACCCTAGCAGTACCCAGCTGATTTCACCCAACCTGTACTTCCCATCCATACATCCACACCCTCCCTCAGCAGCCCCTAGGAACTAAACATTAGAGGAGGCATtgtccctgccctaaaggaaaGACATTCTATTGCCCAGCAATGAGGACTGCACTTTTGTAGGGGCAGCCACACAGGAAAGGTGCTCTTCAATGGGGAAAGGGGTTCTGGTAAGGGATGGGGTGGAGGAGACCTCCAGGGCCTTTCATTAGctagaaaatgggaatgatactTTCACTATCTACCTCACAAAGTGGGGAGGAAAGCCCTCTGCAAACCTTACCAAGTGAACAGAGCTGGGGTGGAAGAATTTTAGAGGGGACAAATGGGGTGGAAAGAGCCCCATGGATGGAAGGGCAGGAGTGACAGGCAGCAACTTTCCTGCTGCAGAAGGTTCTATGATGCTGGGGCCATCATGCTTCGGGAGGAGTCGGCAGTGCTTACAGGGATGCTGATTGGACTTAGCGCCATCGATTTCAGGTGGGTCTGTACTTACCCTGCCACCCCCAGTTCCCATCACCTCAACtgacttccctctcctctttcccagcAAATCTTCCCTACTCCCTGATGGGTCCTATCTCTCGACTTCCCTCTCCTCTAGCCTCTAGCCCTCCATCATCACACCAACCCCTCACCCAccctgggttttttgttttgttttgttctcagCTTCTGTCTGAAGGGAGAGGTGATGGATGGGAAGACTCCAGTTGTGATTGACTACACCCCCTACCTGAAGTTCACCCAGAGGTGAGATTCCTCACTGCCACCTGCCAGAGATCCTGCCcatctaacccagtgatgggcaagagAAAGAGATTGAACCAAGTCGATCCAGTTATCCAACAGGATAAATAAAACCTTAGGTTGGGTGCTCCTATCCCCTTGGTTTACACAATCCCCCACCCAAAAGGAGAGGCATCCCAATAGCCAGCTCTCATCCCTCTGTCCCACCTGCAGGTGCCAAAGTGTGTGAAGGTGAAGGGGGTGGGGATGATAATGCCAAGAACTTCCCTCCTGCCTTCAAGCCCAAGTGCCTTTCCAGATTCCTgggagagggaggcaggaaggagggggagagggagagggagatacaGGGTTCTCAGTCCTTGTCCTTCCAGCTATGATTACTTGACTGATGAAGAGGAGAGACACAGTGTGGAGAGCAGCACCAGTGAGGATAATTCCCCAGAGCACCCCTATATGCCTCTGGTGACAGATGAGGACAGCTGGTACAGCAAATGGCACAAAATGGAGCAGAAGTTCCGCATTGTTTATGCTCAGAAGGTGCACATGCATTGGGAAGGGGATGGCTAAGGGAGTGGGGACATAGGACTGCCTTGACTCCTTTCCCCCAGGCTGGCCTGAAGCAAATCAAGTAGTGGTCCAGTACTGCCCTCAAGGCCCAAGCTAAGCGGCTCTCCTTTGTCCCTTTTCCCCCAGGGCTACCTGGAGGAGCTTGTTCGACTTAGAGAATCACAGTTAAAGGACCTGGAAGCAGAGAACAAGAGGCTACAACTACAGCTAGAGGAGGCAACGGTACAGAATCAGCTTGAGAAGCGAGAGCTGGAGGGAGTCATCCTGGAGCTGCAAGAGCAACTGTGAGTGTTCTCTGGCCTCCATTGTTTTTGCACAGCCTTGCCGCTGTCCACTGGCCCCTAAATTCTGCCTCCAATCTAGCTACTGACCATCATTCTTTACCCCAATTTAATGGCTTATCACAACTAGCTCTCAGAATCCTTGATTCTCTCAACATCTCTTACACATTGACTCTGCCCATGTGAGGTCAGATACCAAGAACTTCTCCCCCCTGACCTTCCATCactgtttttcatctttgttccTCCCCAAACTTTTTACATACACTCTACCTCCTAGGGCCCCCAAATATCACACCTAGTCCTTAACTGGCCTATTCCTCTGAAGCCTGATTTTTTGCTTCATCACCTTCCCGACCCCACCTCCCCACACTGCCAATTTGACTCTCTACTTTGATCCCGACTGCCCTCCAAGCCTGACTCCCTTTCTCCCTCAGGACAGGCCTGATCCCTTGTGAAAATGCCCCCCTAGCCCAGGTCTCCAAGGAGCTCACCTCATCACCACAGTGGCCATCACTGGGGACACTCAATGGGAATGAGGCAGGGAATGACCCCAAGATCTACCGGAGGTAACAGTGAACAGGGTCAggcttttcccttatctctgggGTTCTGGGCAAGGGTCCCTTCCTAGAGTATAGGCATGAGCACTTAGGTAGCTGAGGGGAGGGACAGAGGATGCTGGCTGTTCCTGGGTTCCTGGTGGCCCCTCTGTAGGGTAGAGGTGGAGGTTCCTGGGTGTGAATCCTATCCACCTATCTGCCCACTCAACAGACACAGCTTTATGAGCACTGAGCAGCTGTCTGCTGAGGCCAGCCTGAGCTCTGATTCCCAACGGCTAGGAGAGGGCAAACGGGACCGGGAACCCTGGGGTCCCATTGGTGAGTCCCCTCTaaattcccccacccccatcatcAGCACTgaccccttcccttcttcccttaaaggcacagtttgccatttcatctGCCTCTCTCTCCAGGGAAGGACCCAACACCCTCCATGCTGGGCCTCTGTGGCTCCCTGGCTTCCATTCCCAGCTGCAAGTCCCTGGCAAGCTTCAAATCCAACGAGTGCCTCGTGAGTGATAGTCCAGAGGGCAGTCCAGCCCTGAGTCCGAGCTGAGCCAGGCATTGCCCCACTGGGCCAGACACATGGCCCTCCCCTCAGTTCTTGTGGATAATGAGGCCACCTTTCCCAACCTCCAACCATCATCACTTTCTCCTTCCGGCTGAAGGGCCACAGCTGACCTGGCAACTTGGGAGGAAGGGGTAAGATATAGGATTGGATCCAAAAGCTACCTGGCCTAGGGAAGGCCCTGCAATGCCACTGGGAATgtgagaagggaggaggggaaaggccCTGGATCAAATTCACTCTTCTCTCTCATCCTTACATCAGgctcttggggagagggagaaggaaaagcttGGACAGTCTCCTGGCAGTCTTCTCCCCCCTCTAAAAGCTGGGGAAGTTGGGTTAACAGCACCCACTCTACCACTTGTCTAGTCAGTCTCTATGGAAACCCCTTGGGTCATCTGCTCCCTTCCCCAGCCccctgggtggctcagcagaggGGAAGATGCAAAAATAAAAGTTGCAGAAATGATGTGACTTGTGTATGGACTTGGGCTGTGTGCACAAAGCTGGGTGTGGAGGCTGGGTCTGTGTGGGAATCTGCCCA
The window above is part of the Gracilinanus agilis isolate LMUSP501 chromosome 4, AgileGrace, whole genome shotgun sequence genome. Proteins encoded here:
- the RUNDC3A gene encoding RUN domain-containing protein 3A, with translation MESSCVQSTMALGLSSKKASSRNVAVERRNLITVCRFSVKTLLEKYTAEPIDDSSEEFVNFAAILEQILSHRFKACWAPPGPVSWFSSDGQRGFWDYIRLACSKVPNNCVSSIENMENISTARAKGRAWIRVALMEKRMSEYISTALRDTRTTRRFYDAGAIMLREESAVLTGMLIGLSAIDFSFCLKGEVMDGKTPVVIDYTPYLKFTQSYDYLTDEEERHSVESSTSEDNSPEHPYMPLVTDEDSWYSKWHKMEQKFRIVYAQKGYLEELVRLRESQLKDLEAENKRLQLQLEEATVQNQLEKRELEGVILELQEQLTGLIPCENAPLAQVSKELTSSPQWPSLGTLNGNEAGNDPKIYRRHSFMSTEQLSAEASLSSDSQRLGEGKRDREPWGPIGKDPTPSMLGLCGSLASIPSCKSLASFKSNECLVSDSPEGSPALSPS